In the Candidatus Methylomirabilota bacterium genome, CCGTCGCCATCACGCCCGACGGCAAGCGCGCGTTCGCGGTCAAGTTCCCGGGCCACAAGGTCGCGATGCTCGAGATCGAGGGCCAGAAGGTGACCTACACGAAGTACGACATGCCCGTCGGCCTCTGGCCCTACAACATCGACATCACGCCGAACGGCAAGCTCGCGCTCACCGCGGACAACGGCAACGCCGGCAGCTCCGACGGCCACGTGGACACGGTGAGTGTGATCGACCTCGAGGCGAGCCCGCCGCGCGTGATCGACCGCGTCGTCGTCGGGGACGCGCCCGAAGGATTCGCGATCAGCCCGACGGGCGAGATCGCGGTCGCGATCCTGCTGAACGGGAGCGCCGCCGTGCCGAAGAACGCCTGGTTCGCCAACAAGGCGGGCAAGGTCGCCGTGCTGAAGATCGACGGCAAGAAGGTCACGAAGGTCGGCGAGGTCGAGGTGGGCGGCCTGCCCGAGGGCGTCGTCTTCAGCCCGGACGGGAAGTACATCTACGTCGGCAACTACACCGACCGCGACGTGTCGATCCTGAAGGTGGACGGCACGAGGGTGACGAACACGGGCAGGCGGTTCACCCTGCCGGGCCAGCCCGCCTCCATGCGCGGCGCCGCGCGCTGAGGCGCTACCGGGGGAAGATCTCGAGGCCTGCGAAGAAGTACGCGAGCTCGACCGCCGCGGTCGCGCGCGAGTCGGAGCCGTGGACCGCGTTGGCCTCGATGGACGAGGCGAAGTCCTTGCGGATCGTTCCGGGCGCCGCCTTGGTGAAGTCCGTCGCGCCCATGAGGTCGCGCCAGCGCTGGATCGCGTTCTCCCCCTCGAGCACCATCGCGATGCAGGGCCCCTGGGTCATGTACGCGCAGAGGCTCGCATAGAACGGGCGGTCCTTGTGGACGGCGTAGAAGCCCCGCGCCTGGTCGAGCGTCATGTGGAGCATCTTCGCCGCGAGGACCTTGAAGCCGGCGTTCTCGATGCGCGCGAGGATCTGGCCGGCGACGCCCTTGACGACGGCGTCGGGCTTGATGATCGCGAGCGTGCGCTCGATCGTCATTGTAACGGGAGCCGCGAGGCCGGCGGCACTCGGGACGTGCCCTGTTCAAGATCCGTGGCGGCTGCGTTCCGCATGACGCCGCTCATTTCCCGAGGACTTTGGCGACGGTCGCGCCCATGTCGGCCGGGCTCCGGACCAGCGTGGCGCCCGCCTTCTCGAGTGCGGTCATCTTCTCGGCCGCGGTGCCCTTCCCCCCCGCGATGATCGCGCCCGCGTGGCCCATGCGGCGTCCGGGCGGCGCCGTCTGGCCGCAGATGAACGCGACGACGGGCTTCTTGACGTGGCTCCGGATGAAGGCGGCCGCCTCCTCCTCGGCGGTCCCGCCGATCTCGCCGATCAGCATGATCGCCTCCGTGCCGGGGTCGTCGGTGAAAAGGCCGAGCACGTTAACGAAGGTCGTGCCGTTCACGGGATCGCCCCCGATCCCCACGCACGAGGACTGGCCGATCCCACGGCGCGTGAGCTGGCCGACGACCTCGTAGGTGAGGGTGCCGCTGCGCGAGACGACGCCGACCGGGCCCGGCCTGTGGATGTGGCCCGGCATGATGCCCACCTTCGCCTCGCCCGGCGTGATGACGCCCGGGCAGTTCGGCCCGACCAGGCGCGTCGGCTTCTCGGCGAGGTAGTGCTTCACGCGGACCATGTCGGCGACCGGGATGCCCTCGGTGATGCACACGACGAGGGGCACGCCGGCGGCGGCGGCCTCCATGATCGCGTCGGCGGCCGCGGCGGGCGGCACGAAGATGAGGGCGCAGTTGGCGCCCTCGCTCCGCACCGCCTCCTCGACCGTGTTCCAGACGGGAAACCCCTCGTGGGTCGTCCCGCCCTTCCCCGGCGTCACGCCGCCCACGACCGTCGTGCCGTACTCCTTGCAGCGCGCGGCGTGGAACGCCCCCTCGCGGCCCGTGATGCCCTGGACGACCACGCGCGTGGCCTTCGAGACGAGGACGCTCACCGCGCCCCCTTCGCGAGCGCCACGACCTTCCGGGCGCCGTCGCCCATGTCGTCGGCCATCACGAGCGGCAGGCCCGAGTCGGCGAGCATCTTCTTGCCGAGCTCCACGTTCGTCCCCTCCGCGCGGAGCACGACGGGCAGCGTGAGCCCGAGCTTCCGGATCGCGGCGATCACGCCCTCGGCGAGGCGGTCCACGCGGAGGATCCCGCCGAACACGTTGATGAACACGGCCTTCACGCTCGGATCGGAGGCGAGGATCCGAAACGCGTTCTCGATCTGCTCGGGCGAGGCGCCGCCGCCGACGTCCAGGAAGTTCGCCGGCTCGCCGCCCGCGAGCTTGATGATGTCCATCGTCGCCATCGCGAGGCCGGCGCCGTTGACCATGCAGCCGACGTTGCCGTCGAGCTTGATGTAGTTGAGGCCGTGCTTCGACGCCTCGACGTCGAGTGGGTCCTCCTCGCGGACGTCGCGGAGCTCGACCAGCTCCTTGTGGCGGGAGAGCGCGTTGTCGTCGAAGTCGAGCTTCGCGTCGAGGGCGAGGACGCGGCCGTCCTTGGTGACGACGAGCGGGTTGATCTCGGCGAGCGAGCAGTCCTTCGCGAGGTAGAGCGTGAAGAGGCTCTTGATCAGCCCGACGCCCTGCTTGAAGGAGTCGCCCGCGAGCCCGAGGCCGAACGCGAGGCGCCGCGCCTGGAAGTCGGCGAGGCCGAGCGCCGGGTGGGCCCACTCACGGAGGATCTTCTCTGGCGTCCGCGCGGCCACCTCCTCGATCTCCATGCCGCCGGCCTGGGAGGCCATCACCACGTGCGCGGCCCGCCCGCGGTCGAGGGTGATCGACAGGTAGAGCTCGCGCTCGATCGCCGACGCCTCCTCGACCAGCACCGCGCGCACCTCGATGCCCTCGGGCGGCGTCTGGGGCGTCTTGAGCCGCATGCCGAGGATCTGCTTCGCCGCGGCCTCGGCGGCGGCGGCGCCGTCGCAGAGCTTGATCCCGCCCGCCTTGCCGCGCCCACCCGCGTGCACCTGCGCCTTCACGACGACCTTCCCGCCGATCCGCGCGGCGGCGATCTTCGCGTCGGCCGGCAAGGTCGCGACCTCGCCGTTCGGCACCGGCACGCCGAACTCGCGCAGCAGCGCCTTCGCCTGGTGCTCGTGGATCTTCATCGCCAGTGCCTTCCCGATTCGTGCCGCACGCTTCGTATGGGCGGCTACTCCAGCGGTGGTTCCGAGCGATCCTCCGGGCCACGCTGGAGATGCGGGTTGCGCATCAGGATGCGGGCGCACGTGTTCCACCGGAGCAGCGCGTCGTCGTTGCCCGGAGGTCGGAGGGCCTCGGCCTTCTCGTACCAGGTCATCGCCTCCCGCAACCACTCGTACGCGACGAACTCGGACCCGCGGCCGCCATGCTGGAGCTTGGCCCTGGCCCGCCGCTCGGCGATGATCCCGGCGTAGTAGAGGCGCTCGTACTCGTCAGCGAGACGGGTCAACACCTCCCGGGCCCGGGTGACGGCGTCGGCCACCCCCTGCTCGAACTCGTCGGTGACGGCCAGGAGCAGCATCACGAGCGCCTGCTGGTGCTCCGGGTCGATTCGCAGCACGTCGAGGCAGATGCTCTCGGCCTGCGCGGGCTCATTGAGGAGCCGGTACCGCTCCGCCTTCTCGAGCGCCTTGGGGATCGCCTCCCTGGTGAGCGGCTTGAGCTCGAACATCACGCCCTCCCCCGCCCCCCGCGTGCTACGGGATGGTCCACAAGATGTACGCGGCCATGACGGTCGCCGCGAGAGCCGTGCCGTAGCACAGGACGACGATGAGCGGGGTCAGGTGTTTGACCTGCAGGCCATCGTAGAGCGTGTAGCGAAAGCGATGGGCCCAGTGGAAGAGGGGCAGGGCGATGAAGACGAAGAGGTAGAGCCGCGCCACCGGGTGCCTGACCAGGCCGCGGACCGACTCGTAGCTCGGGGCGTCCAGCCATCCGAGCGGAACGGCCAAGCCGGTCAGCAAGACATGGATTGGGAAAAGGAGCGCGGCGACCGTTCCACCCGCGCTGAACAGGAGCCACAGAAACGGCGTGATCGACCTCGGCATCTATCGCCCCCGCAGCATGATCACGGCCACGGCCCCGGAGAGAGCCAGCCAGGCCGCGTAGTTCAGGCCGACGATAACCCAATCTGGCACGCGCTTGCCCCTGAGCCGCACCACCATGGCCGTGGGAGCCAGGTTGAACCACGTGATGGAATGGAGGAGGACGAAGACAAACACGACGCCGTGCAGGGCGATGAAGAGGGGCGTTCCCAGGCGAGCGAGGAATCGCGCGTACGCGTGAGGGCCCTGGGCGACGGCCCAGAGCTGCCAGAGTGAGACCGCGGCGAAGATCGCGACGAAGACGCAGGTGAGCTCGCGCAGCACGAAGCCGGTGTAGGCGCGGTTCTGGAGCCACCACCAGACCGAGACGCGACGACGGTACCACCGCGGATGGTACGGGGTGTAGCGAGCCTCGGCCTTCATCCCGCTCCCCGGGGGAGGAGGAGCGACTTGAGCCAGTGAATGGCCCCCGTGAGCTTGTACTGTTGGATGGCGCCCGCGGGATCCACGTGCTTGGGGCACACCTTCGTGCACTCCCCGACGAACGTGCACTGCCAGATGCCGTCGGGCTCGGAGAGGATCTCGAGCCGCTCCGGCGCCCCCTCGTCCCGCGAGTCCATGTTGTAGCGTTGGGCCAGGGCGATGGCCGCCGGACCGATGAAACCGGGTTCGAGCCCATAGATGGGACACGCCGAGTAGCAGAGCATGCAGTTGATGCACATGCTGAACTGCTTGTAGGCGTCGAGCTCGTCGGGCGTCTGTAAGTACTCGCCCTCCGCGAGCGGCCGCTCGTCCTTTCGGACGATCCAGGGCTTCACCTTCTTGAGCTTGCGCATGAAGTCGGAGAGGTCCACGACCAGGTCGCGCACGATCGGGAAGTAGTCCAGCGGCTCCACGCGGATGGGGCCGGGGAGGGCCTCCGACAGGAACGACGCGCAGGTGAGCTTCGGCGAGCCGTTCACCTTCATCCCGCAACTGCCGCAGACACCCATCCGGCAGGACCACCTGAACGACAGGGAGCCGTCCAGCCGGTCCTTGATGTAGTTGAGGGCGTCGAGGACGACCCAGTCCTTCCGAAACGGAACCTCATAGGTCTGGAAGGTGGGCTCCGACTCCTGCTCCGGGCGATAGCGCGCCACCGTGAGGGCGACTGTTGACAGCATTCGTCTCTACCTCCCGTACACGCGTTGGCCCGGCGGCCAGCGCGTGATGGTCACCGGCAGGTATTCGATGCGGGGAGGGCCGTCCACCGTCCGGTAGGCCAGGGAGTGCCCGAGGAACTCCTTGTCGTCTCTCTTCGGGTAGTCGGTGCGTTGGTGGGAGCCGCGGGACTCCCGGCGGCGCAGCGCGGACTGAACGATCGCCTCGGCGACATCCAGCATGTAGGAGAGCTCGAGGGCCGCGGTCAACTCCGTGTTGAAGGTGTAGCTCCTATCGTCGAGTGCCAGGTCGCGGAACCGCTCCTGGAGGCTCTGGAGCTTTTCCGCCGCCTTTTCGAGCGTGGCGCCCGTCCGATAGATGCCCGTACCCTCCTCCATGGTTTCGTGCATCTCCGCCCGCAGCGTGGCGATCCGTTCCCGCCCGCCCGTCTTGCGCAGAAACTTCTCCTCGAGCCGCCTCTCTTCGTCGTGGGCCTGGGCGAGGACCGACGGGCTCGGTGCCCGTTGCGCGACGGCGAAGGCGGCGGCCGCCTTGCCGGCCCGCGCACCGAAGACCAGGATTTCGGTGAGCGAGTTCGACCCGAGCCGGTTCGCGCCGTTGATGCTCACGCACGCGGCCTCGCCGGCCGCGTAGAGCCCCGGCAGCGGCGTGGCCCCGTGGATGTCGGTCGAGATGCCGCCCATCATGTAGTGGACGACGGGGCGGACGGGGATCATCTCCTTGACCGGATCGATGTTCTGGTACTTGAGACACAGCTCCCGGACGAAGGGGAGCTTCGTGTCGATCAGCTGCGCTCCCAGGTGGCGGAGATCGAGGTGGACGTAGTGGCCGTACGGTCCTTCGAGCGTGCGCCCCTTCTCCTGCTCCTTGACGAACGCCTGCGAGAGCCGGTCGCGAGGGCCGAGCTCCATGGAACGCAGCACCGGCTTGGGCTCGGGCTTCCCGAGGTCGTAGTCCTGGAGGTAGCGGTAGCCGTCCTTGTTGAGGAGCCAGCCTCCTTCGGAGCGGGCGGCCTCGGTGATCAGGATCCCGGTGAAGGGCAACCCGGTGGGATGGTACTGGACGAACTCCATGTCTTTGAGGGGCGCCCCCGCGCGATAGGCGAGGGCCATGCCGTCGCCGTTCTTGATGCTGGCGTTCGTGGTGAAAGGGAAGACCTTGCCGCAGCCGCCCGTGCAGAGAATGACCGCCTTGGCGGTGATGGCCTGGATCTTCCCGGTGCCGAGCTCGATGGCCACGACCCCCTGGCAGCGCCCCTCGTCCACCAGGAGCTGCGTGACGAACCACTCGTCGTATCGCTCGATCGCGTCGTACTTCAGGGTGGTCTGGAAGAGCGTGTGGAGCATGTGAAAGCCGGTCTTGTCCGCGGCGAACCAGGTCCGCTCGATCTTCATGCCTCCGAAGGCACGCACGGCGATGTGGCCGTCGGGCTCCCGGCTCCAGGGACAGCCCCAGTGCTCCAGCCGCAGCATCTCCTCGGGGGCCTCCCTGACGAAGGCCTCCACCGCGTCCTGGTCGCAGAGCCAATCGCCCCCGGAGATGGTGTCGTACGCGTGCGCGTCCAGGCTATCGCCGGCCTTGATCACCGCGGCGGCGCCACCTTCCGCCGACACCGTGTGGCTTCGCATGGGATA is a window encoding:
- a CDS encoding YncE family protein, yielding MQPSRATWLTAALLLVCSLTFASWAAGQLMIVGNDEKVGWDDAGKVVVRAPGKDTISIVDIGNRESPRIVASLSLMNSVFGPPTNLQITPDGRLALVANSFDVVQDGGAWKNVPDNKLYVIDLTTSPPAHIATVEVGKQPSGLAINRAGDLALVTNRADNSISVLSIQGKEVKLIDTVPMGEMVAAVAITPDGKRAFAVKFPGHKVAMLEIEGQKVTYTKYDMPVGLWPYNIDITPNGKLALTADNGNAGSSDGHVDTVSVIDLEASPPRVIDRVVVGDAPEGFAISPTGEIAVAILLNGSAAVPKNAWFANKAGKVAVLKIDGKKVTKVGEVEVGGLPEGVVFSPDGKYIYVGNYTDRDVSILKVDGTRVTNTGRRFTLPGQPASMRGAAR
- the ndk gene encoding nucleoside-diphosphate kinase; translated protein: MTIERTLAIIKPDAVVKGVAGQILARIENAGFKVLAAKMLHMTLDQARGFYAVHKDRPFYASLCAYMTQGPCIAMVLEGENAIQRWRDLMGATDFTKAAPGTIRKDFASSIEANAVHGSDSRATAAVELAYFFAGLEIFPR
- the sucD gene encoding succinate--CoA ligase subunit alpha, which translates into the protein MSVLVSKATRVVVQGITGREGAFHAARCKEYGTTVVGGVTPGKGGTTHEGFPVWNTVEEAVRSEGANCALIFVPPAAAADAIMEAAAAGVPLVVCITEGIPVADMVRVKHYLAEKPTRLVGPNCPGVITPGEAKVGIMPGHIHRPGPVGVVSRSGTLTYEVVGQLTRRGIGQSSCVGIGGDPVNGTTFVNVLGLFTDDPGTEAIMLIGEIGGTAEEEAAAFIRSHVKKPVVAFICGQTAPPGRRMGHAGAIIAGGKGTAAEKMTALEKAGATLVRSPADMGATVAKVLGK
- the sucC gene encoding ADP-forming succinate--CoA ligase subunit beta; its protein translation is MKIHEHQAKALLREFGVPVPNGEVATLPADAKIAAARIGGKVVVKAQVHAGGRGKAGGIKLCDGAAAAEAAAKQILGMRLKTPQTPPEGIEVRAVLVEEASAIERELYLSITLDRGRAAHVVMASQAGGMEIEEVAARTPEKILREWAHPALGLADFQARRLAFGLGLAGDSFKQGVGLIKSLFTLYLAKDCSLAEINPLVVTKDGRVLALDAKLDFDDNALSRHKELVELRDVREEDPLDVEASKHGLNYIKLDGNVGCMVNGAGLAMATMDIIKLAGGEPANFLDVGGGASPEQIENAFRILASDPSVKAVFINVFGGILRVDRLAEGVIAAIRKLGLTLPVVLRAEGTNVELGKKMLADSGLPLVMADDMGDGARKVVALAKGAR
- the frdD gene encoding fumarate reductase subunit FrdD, translated to MPRSITPFLWLLFSAGGTVAALLFPIHVLLTGLAVPLGWLDAPSYESVRGLVRHPVARLYLFVFIALPLFHWAHRFRYTLYDGLQVKHLTPLIVVLCYGTALAATVMAAYILWTIP
- a CDS encoding fumarate reductase subunit C gives rise to the protein MKAEARYTPYHPRWYRRRVSVWWWLQNRAYTGFVLRELTCVFVAIFAAVSLWQLWAVAQGPHAYARFLARLGTPLFIALHGVVFVFVLLHSITWFNLAPTAMVVRLRGKRVPDWVIVGLNYAAWLALSGAVAVIMLRGR
- a CDS encoding succinate dehydrogenase/fumarate reductase iron-sulfur subunit, producing MLSTVALTVARYRPEQESEPTFQTYEVPFRKDWVVLDALNYIKDRLDGSLSFRWSCRMGVCGSCGMKVNGSPKLTCASFLSEALPGPIRVEPLDYFPIVRDLVVDLSDFMRKLKKVKPWIVRKDERPLAEGEYLQTPDELDAYKQFSMCINCMLCYSACPIYGLEPGFIGPAAIALAQRYNMDSRDEGAPERLEILSEPDGIWQCTFVGECTKVCPKHVDPAGAIQQYKLTGAIHWLKSLLLPRGAG
- the frdA gene encoding fumarate reductase (quinol) flavoprotein subunit, with the translated sequence MDLFACDVLVVGGGGAGLRAVINVAETHPNLRVAVISKVYPMRSHTVSAEGGAAAVIKAGDSLDAHAYDTISGGDWLCDQDAVEAFVREAPEEMLRLEHWGCPWSREPDGHIAVRAFGGMKIERTWFAADKTGFHMLHTLFQTTLKYDAIERYDEWFVTQLLVDEGRCQGVVAIELGTGKIQAITAKAVILCTGGCGKVFPFTTNASIKNGDGMALAYRAGAPLKDMEFVQYHPTGLPFTGILITEAARSEGGWLLNKDGYRYLQDYDLGKPEPKPVLRSMELGPRDRLSQAFVKEQEKGRTLEGPYGHYVHLDLRHLGAQLIDTKLPFVRELCLKYQNIDPVKEMIPVRPVVHYMMGGISTDIHGATPLPGLYAAGEAACVSINGANRLGSNSLTEILVFGARAGKAAAAFAVAQRAPSPSVLAQAHDEERRLEEKFLRKTGGRERIATLRAEMHETMEEGTGIYRTGATLEKAAEKLQSLQERFRDLALDDRSYTFNTELTAALELSYMLDVAEAIVQSALRRRESRGSHQRTDYPKRDDKEFLGHSLAYRTVDGPPRIEYLPVTITRWPPGQRVYGR